The following are encoded in a window of Thermococcus sp. CX2 genomic DNA:
- a CDS encoding metallophosphoesterase, with protein MRKGTAVLAIVLVFMVLLSGCISSDGTTETSTSPTSTSSTPTGAIDFGSYEKGQVLAEWYKIAGEVSKVYVSEGYEDLARHYFPNAQILPAKDYDGGVAILSPADGREVLRGKPILITVNDYFGYIIYKLGIKFVGKDKGIFAVFNQDGKAYYVFTGTSKAGVGAALEYAMELKNGGSVRTDDVLRMGDFEGVVVKVIGDNDWNGIPDEGEHWYLSSFKTMEPFIYYWRVVDGENVTVKGGFISLVNGSTVYIHALGFNVSVEVKDSKGVELTYVVENINPAVIQLPQGAETGETWVKLTTSSDSFSLVPKDLGDYKIIAFGDHRSDGGTEVPEVFLKIRDGINNEDAVFVIDGGDLVYSGTVDQWAALLKEWKWNKPVFVAPGNHEYRGEGINVYHQLFGPTDYSFALGDYYYIFMNNIENDYRLSDEQWAWLQDELERAKEMGKRPVMIMHAPPVDPRPGEDHGMDPSDGKRLLELMREYNAFGIFSHIHMFWNGTIDGVHFIVTGAAGAPLYAAPDEGGFDHYTRLFMAADGSIEVEPVKVES; from the coding sequence ATGCGAAAAGGCACGGCAGTTTTGGCCATTGTACTCGTCTTTATGGTGCTTCTCTCGGGGTGCATAAGCTCTGATGGAACCACTGAAACGTCAACGTCTCCGACTTCGACCAGTTCTACCCCCACAGGTGCCATAGACTTTGGAAGCTACGAGAAGGGCCAGGTTCTGGCTGAGTGGTACAAGATAGCGGGTGAAGTCTCGAAGGTCTACGTCAGCGAGGGCTACGAGGATTTGGCCAGGCACTACTTCCCGAACGCTCAAATCCTTCCGGCCAAGGATTATGACGGTGGAGTCGCGATACTCTCCCCCGCCGACGGAAGGGAAGTTCTCAGGGGCAAGCCGATTCTGATAACCGTCAACGACTACTTCGGCTACATCATCTACAAGCTCGGTATCAAGTTCGTCGGCAAGGATAAGGGCATCTTCGCTGTCTTCAACCAGGACGGGAAAGCCTATTACGTCTTTACTGGAACGAGCAAGGCCGGTGTTGGTGCCGCACTGGAGTACGCCATGGAGCTCAAGAACGGCGGAAGTGTTAGGACGGACGATGTCCTCAGGATGGGTGACTTTGAGGGAGTTGTGGTTAAGGTCATAGGTGACAACGACTGGAACGGGATTCCAGATGAGGGTGAGCACTGGTATCTAAGCTCCTTCAAGACGATGGAGCCATTCATCTACTACTGGCGCGTTGTTGATGGTGAAAACGTTACCGTTAAGGGAGGCTTCATAAGCCTAGTGAACGGCTCCACCGTTTATATCCATGCCCTTGGCTTCAACGTGAGCGTTGAGGTCAAGGACTCGAAGGGCGTCGAGCTAACCTATGTAGTGGAGAACATCAACCCGGCGGTTATCCAGCTCCCCCAGGGTGCGGAGACTGGCGAGACCTGGGTGAAGCTCACAACCAGTTCCGATTCCTTCAGCCTGGTTCCCAAGGATCTCGGCGATTACAAGATAATAGCCTTCGGCGACCACAGGTCGGATGGAGGCACCGAAGTTCCGGAGGTGTTCCTTAAGATAAGGGATGGGATAAACAACGAAGATGCCGTTTTCGTCATAGATGGCGGCGATCTCGTCTATTCGGGAACCGTCGACCAGTGGGCGGCTTTGCTCAAGGAGTGGAAGTGGAACAAGCCGGTATTCGTTGCTCCGGGCAACCACGAGTACCGGGGAGAGGGAATAAACGTTTATCACCAGCTCTTCGGCCCGACAGATTACTCCTTTGCCCTCGGCGATTACTACTACATCTTCATGAACAACATCGAGAACGACTACCGCCTGAGCGACGAGCAGTGGGCCTGGCTCCAGGATGAGCTGGAGAGGGCCAAGGAAATGGGCAAGAGGCCCGTTATGATCATGCACGCCCCGCCCGTTGATCCAAGACCCGGTGAAGACCACGGTATGGATCCGAGCGACGGAAAGAGGCTCCTTGAGCTCATGAGGGAGTACAACGCCTTCGGAATCTTCAGCCACATACACATGTTCTGGAACGGAACCATCGACGGCGTCCACTTCATAGTGACTGGCGCTGCGGGAGCTCCCCTTTACGCCGCTCCAGACGAGGGCGGCTTCGACCACTATACGAGGCTCTTCATGGCTGCCGATGGGAGCATTGAGGTTGAGCCCGTCAAGGTTGAGTCCTGA